ATTGGATGAGAGAACTCCAAGGCAAGCCGACTGGACTGAAGGTGTTGCAGTGGGCTGCAAAGATTTTGTCGAAAAGGTCAAGGAAATGCTTGGCAGCAGAGCTTGCGGCCGCAGGGTCCATGAAGTAGGCAAGTCAGGGATGTACGCACTGAAAGAACCTGTATCGGCTTACAATGATGTTTTTGAGGGTAAAATGGGGCTTCTAAGCTCCGAAAATAGGCTGTTTTGGGATATTTATCCTGATATTTAAGGATGATGGTTAGGTCCGACCCTAAAGAAAACAAAGATTAGTTGCCAAAAACAACGATTACGCACTGGCTGCTTAGATCAGCCACGTTTCCTCTGGCCCATGCCTGATAAGCCTAATGGAAGCGACGACACCCCATCAGGTTGCCCATTCATAGCCCTGTCTCAAGGCGATGAATGGTAAGACAAGTTGAGACTGGCTTTGAAGATGCCTGTCCGAGGCTTACTTCATTGCGAGATATAAAGTCGGACTATGCCTGTAGAAGCTCTGTGTGGAACATTCCTGGACGCGGGTTCGACTCCCGCCGCAGCCATTGACCGGCTGGTTCACCACTGTGTTATCCTGGAACTTAATTTGCCAAGTTACCGGTTGGAAAAGTCCCAGCAAAATAAAGGAAGCAGGGAAAGCTAACATTTTTTGCTCCCAGAGGAGGCCCCCCGGGGGGCCTCCTCTGGGCCTCCCTCTGAGCTCGTCCAAACAGACAACTAACTTTGGACATTGAGGGTGATTAAAGAGTGATTATTTGGGAGTGGCTGATGGGAATTATAATTGTCGTTGACAGGGAAAGATAATTGTCGTTGAACACTTGGGGTATATTTTTCTTGATAGATATTATATACCCTGCTGTACCCCCCCCATTTTTTTTATGAATGGTTTGAAAAAAAGAGAGTAGTTTGGACTTCTGGTCACACACGAACTGTAAAGCAGAGATTCTTAAAAAATGCAGCACCGCTATTAAATAAGCATATTTCAGTGCTGCCCGGTTATGTTCAGGAGTATACCTTGTAACTATGACGTAACTGGTCGCACTGGGAAAAAATAATCAGACATGCATTGCATATTGGGGGCTAGAATAATCAGTTATTGAGAAAACCATCAATATCTTCGAGACAGCCTGTCTGTCGGCCAGTGTCAGCTGATGTTCACTCACTCAGGCACAACATGTTTCATTCGCTCCGGCCCAGCCTGCTATCCAGTCTTTTCTGCACCTCCCGCAGCCTGCCGTCAATACCGGACAGCTCATCTCTGAGATGCTGTACGCTTTTTCTTTCCTTGTCCGGCTTTATATTTTGATAAACAGATGGAAACAGGCTGGAGTCATGGCCAAGTATTTTGGTATTGTCCACCAGCATGGAATGTTTGCTGTCTGCTCTGTTGAAATATATCTCCAGGAATTTTTTCTGGTCAATGCTTCTGTCTGCCTTATTGCAAAGCGGCTCAGCATCAATAAAATTAACCTTTTTGTCCTGTTTATCCATTCTGAAAACAAGCAGGGCCAGATCCATGGTCAGGCCGGGAAAAAGAAAGCGGGGCAGGGTGGCAATGGTATCAACAAAGTTCATGGAAACCATGTAAGTTCTTATTTTGCGGGTATTCATCATGCTTAGGAATCTCTGGGGAAGAAGTATGGCGCCTCGTCCCGCTTTGGGCCGCAATACTTTCAGGGCATGGGCCAGCGTGACCAGTTCTTTGGAAAAACGATCAAAAAGAAGATCAGGGAAACGGCCATAAGGATCATTTCGCAGTTTCTCGGCCAGATCAGCGGAGATTTTACCCATATGCGGAATGCCGAATACACAGTCGAAAGTTTCAAGTTTGCCGTCTTTAACAAAAGCTGGCTGCTCAACAAAGTTCTGAGGCACGATCCTGGAGTGGTCAATATTGAACAAAGCCAGCAGGACCTTGGCCATAATGGCAAAACGGATATTTACGTCCTGGGCAAAAATAAGCGAACTCTTTTCATTGATGAAATAATCAAGGATACTTATGACCGGAGCACACCCGAAAGAGAAAACCCTGTCTTTTTCCTGGATGGACAGAACACTCCGTATCAGTCTGGGTATGGATACAGGTACGCTGAATTTTCCTTTAAGCGGACTATAAAAAGATAATTCTTCCATAGCTTCAACATATTCATGCGCTGATCCTCTTTCAAAGATGTTCTGTAAGGATATATCGTTCAGATAGTCCAGCAGTCTAATGAGCATGTTTCCATCTTCATTATAATATGAACCATGCTTCAGTATCAGATCGAACATCCCTTTTGTCTCATTCGGATATTTTTCTTCAAACCTGATCATGCCCTTGTGAATCAGTTCAGCAGCCTGATCTTTTACAACAGCCTTTGTCCGGGCCTCTGCAAAACCCTGATCCCCTGTTTTTTCTGAAAGTCTTTTCCACAATACAAGGGAAAAAGTACTCATATAAGTGTTTTCATCCTGGCCAGGACTGTTCTTGATATGTTCCAGGCAAGTGGATATCAGATCGTGAAACGGATTATCTTTCATCTGCGACGCTTTCCTCTATAGTGTCTTCTATAACGGCATTTACCAGTTCTTCTCTGATTTTGAGTCTTTCCATGGTCAATTCCTTTTCTTCAAGCAAAAGATTCCAGGTCTTAACAATCTGGAACTGATCACTGGGTTTTGGAAGGGGGATGTTCAGATTTTCAAGCGCGGCTTTGGTCACTACTCTTTGAGGCGAGTCCCCGGTAATCATCTGGAAATAGCGGACAGCACCTCTGGAATTAAGGAACCAGTTCAGATATTCAGGAAGCAAACGAGTTTGTCCTGAATGGACTGTCAGGACAAGAAAGCTGCCTGCTGCAACAACTCCTTCTGGAACCTGGTCAAGCAGAACAGAATAAATCTGACCTGACCGC
This portion of the Desulfonatronovibrio magnus genome encodes:
- a CDS encoding N-6 DNA methylase — protein: MKDNPFHDLISTCLEHIKNSPGQDENTYMSTFSLVLWKRLSEKTGDQGFAEARTKAVVKDQAAELIHKGMIRFEEKYPNETKGMFDLILKHGSYYNEDGNMLIRLLDYLNDISLQNIFERGSAHEYVEAMEELSFYSPLKGKFSVPVSIPRLIRSVLSIQEKDRVFSFGCAPVISILDYFINEKSSLIFAQDVNIRFAIMAKVLLALFNIDHSRIVPQNFVEQPAFVKDGKLETFDCVFGIPHMGKISADLAEKLRNDPYGRFPDLLFDRFSKELVTLAHALKVLRPKAGRGAILLPQRFLSMMNTRKIRTYMVSMNFVDTIATLPRFLFPGLTMDLALLVFRMDKQDKKVNFIDAEPLCNKADRSIDQKKFLEIYFNRADSKHSMLVDNTKILGHDSSLFPSVYQNIKPDKERKSVQHLRDELSGIDGRLREVQKRLDSRLGRSE
- a CDS encoding restriction endonuclease subunit S, with the translated sequence MNTESKNNMAKEELKKLVNIRSGYSTRTRLTRSGSGGIKVIRPADISMWQPVDYTSLQIMDISPRSAESHYLKSGEILFWGRSGQIYSVLLDQVPEGVVAAGSFLVLTVHSGQTRLLPEYLNWFLNSRGAVRYFQMITGDSPQRVVTKAALENLNIPLPKPSDQFQIVKTWNLLLEEKELTMERLKIREELVNAVIEDTIEESVADER